One Methylophaga marina DNA window includes the following coding sequences:
- the pnuC gene encoding nicotinamide riboside transporter PnuC yields the protein MIDAAINGLLALSAWEVTAALLGMAYVILAARESQWCWPMAFISTLIYTVLFWEGQLPMQALLNFYYMGMAIYGFVLWRQHQQNNDELVIHSWSLNANLQFIVAGVVISFLVAYYLDINQASQRPYLDAGITVFSVMNTWLMARKVLQNWFYWIIIDAASVVLYYQTGYYATVVLFSIYTVLATVGFANWIKLYRQHPLTQTH from the coding sequence ATGATAGATGCCGCAATCAATGGTCTGCTGGCCTTATCCGCTTGGGAAGTGACCGCCGCATTACTCGGTATGGCTTATGTCATTCTGGCGGCGCGTGAATCACAGTGGTGCTGGCCAATGGCGTTTATCAGTACACTCATCTACACCGTGTTATTTTGGGAGGGTCAGCTTCCCATGCAAGCCCTGCTCAACTTCTATTACATGGGTATGGCGATTTATGGCTTCGTTTTATGGCGACAACATCAGCAAAACAATGATGAGTTAGTCATTCATAGCTGGTCATTGAATGCCAATTTGCAATTCATCGTAGCAGGCGTCGTGATTAGCTTTTTAGTAGCTTATTACCTGGATATCAACCAAGCATCGCAGCGTCCTTACCTGGATGCTGGCATCACCGTATTTTCTGTGATGAATACCTGGTTGATGGCCAGAAAAGTCCTGCAAAACTGGTTTTATTGGATCATTATTGATGCTGCTTCCGTCGTGTTGTATTACCAGACGGGTTATTATGCAACGGTTGTCTTGTTCTCAATCTACACTGTGCTTGCTACCGTTGGTTTCGCCAACTGGATCAAGTTATATCGTCAACATCCACTAACTCAGACTCACTAA